The following proteins are co-located in the Acidicapsa acidisoli genome:
- a CDS encoding IS110 family RNA-guided transposase, producing the protein MKYYCGLDVSLNNTAICVVNQDGEVIRESEVPTEPVAISQYLKATGLPMERVGLEAGGLTPWLCHELLAADWPAICIETRHAKAAMQAQQVKTDRNDARGLAHIMRTGWFKEVHVKSHASQKLRVLLGNRRCLLDKRLDIDSQIRGTLKVFGHKTGKVTPATYERRIRELVNDDKELQAYIFPMLEVRRHLVQQCNVLEKMILDWVKKDEICGLFMTIPGIGPLTALAFKTFVDRPERFQHSKAVGAAVGLTPRKYASGEVDYDGHITKCGDAFLRSHLFEAAKVMLSRVGRPSALKVWGLRLAKRSSKKKACVAVARRLAVIMHDMWRDGTVFEVNEEAAAVMAA; encoded by the coding sequence ATGAAGTATTACTGCGGTTTAGATGTATCCCTGAATAACACGGCTATATGTGTTGTCAATCAAGATGGTGAAGTGATTCGGGAAAGTGAAGTGCCAACAGAGCCTGTTGCCATCAGCCAGTACTTGAAAGCGACGGGGCTTCCAATGGAACGTGTCGGCCTGGAAGCAGGCGGCCTGACGCCATGGCTTTGCCACGAGTTGCTTGCAGCGGACTGGCCAGCCATCTGCATCGAAACCCGGCATGCCAAGGCGGCGATGCAGGCTCAGCAGGTGAAGACAGACCGCAACGATGCCCGTGGCTTGGCACACATCATGCGCACCGGCTGGTTCAAGGAAGTGCACGTCAAGAGCCATGCTAGCCAGAAGCTGCGCGTGCTGCTCGGCAACCGGCGCTGCCTTTTAGACAAGCGGCTTGATATTGACAGCCAGATCCGTGGGACTCTGAAAGTCTTCGGACACAAAACCGGTAAGGTGACACCGGCCACGTATGAGCGCCGCATCCGGGAGTTGGTCAACGACGATAAAGAGTTGCAAGCCTACATCTTTCCGATGCTGGAGGTTCGCCGTCACCTTGTCCAACAATGCAACGTCCTGGAGAAAATGATTCTGGATTGGGTAAAGAAAGATGAGATTTGCGGACTTTTCATGACCATCCCCGGCATAGGGCCACTGACGGCCCTCGCTTTCAAGACCTTTGTTGACCGGCCGGAGCGGTTCCAACATTCGAAGGCGGTCGGTGCCGCCGTGGGGCTGACACCGCGCAAGTATGCTTCGGGCGAAGTCGACTACGACGGTCATATTACGAAGTGCGGCGATGCTTTCCTGCGCTCACATCTCTTCGAGGCTGCCAAGGTCATGTTGAGCAGAGTTGGGAGACCAAGCGCGCTCAAGGTCTGGGGCTTGCGTCTCGCCAAGCGCAGTTCGAAGAAGAAGGCTTGCGTGGCGGTCGCCCGCAGGCTGGCGGTCATCATGCACGACATGTGGCGCGACGGCACGGTATTCGAGGTGAACGAAGAGGCCGCTGCCGTGATGGCAGCTTGA